The sequence GGAATGAGTGCTAAAGAACAACTTTTAGAAATTTATAAAAATACAGAAACTCTTTACAGACTTCGTGATTATGTTTTTAAAAAGTTAGATGTCTCTTTAAGAGAAAATAATATAAATTTTGAAAAAATGTCAAATCTTGATGAAAATAAGATAAAAAAAATAGAAAAATATTTTAAAAGAAATATACTTCCGATTTTATCTCCTCAAATTATAGATGTATGGCATCCATTTCCATTTATACAAAATAAGAAATTACATATTGCAGTTCATTTGGAAAATAAAAAAAATAAACTTATAGGAATTATACCTGTACCTGAAGGTATTGACAGAATAATTGTTCTTGATAAAGAAAAAAATACTTTTCTTTTATTAGAAGATATTATTCTCTATTTTGCACAGGATATTTTTTCAATGTATAAATTTATAGATAGTACTGTAATGTGTATTACAAGAAATGCAGATATAGATACAGACTTAGAAATCTATGATGATTCAACAGATTACAGACAACATATGAAAAAGCTTATAAAAAATCGTTCAAAACTTTCTCCAGTAAGAATTGAAATGCAAAAGAAAATGAATAAAGATTTTAATAAATATTTTATGGAAAAATTAAATTTAAATAAAGAACAGCTATTTATTTCAGAAACTCCATTGGACACAATATATTGCTTTTCTTTAGAAAATTTTATTCCTGCAGATGTAAAGGAAAAACTTACTTATACTCCTTTTACACCAATTCAAACTATAGAGACAGAAAATATGATAGAAGAAATTTTAAAAAAAGACAGATTACTTCATTTTCCTTTTGAAAGGATGAAACCTTTTTTAAATCTTATAAAAGAAGCTTCAAATAACTCCAAGGTAAAAGCAATAAAAATGACTTTATACCGTATTTCAAAAGAATCTAAATTAGCTAGTTATCTTATAAATGCAGCTGAAAATGGAAAAGAAGTTACAGTGTTAATGGAGCTAAGGGCAAGATTTGATGAAGAAAATAATATTGAATGGGCCCAAAAATTAGAAGAAGCAGGATGCAGAGTTATATATGGAACAGATAAATTTAAGGTTCACTCTAAAATTTGCCTTATAACATATAAAGATGAGAATGAATTTAAATATATAACTCAGATAGGAACAGGAAATTATAATGAAAAAACAGCAAAAATCTATACAGATCTTTCTTTTATGACATCTGATGAAGAAATAGGTATAGATGCTGATAAATTTTTTAAGAATATGGCAATAGGAAATCTTTCAGGAGTATATAAAAAATTATGGATTGCTCCTGTAGGATTTAAAAATAATATAATTGCTTCTATTGAAGAGGAAATAAAAAAATGTGAAGAAGGAAAGACAGGAACTGTAATAATAAAATGTAACTCTTTTACAGATAAAGATATTATAAAAGCCCTTGTAAGAGCTTCTGAAAAAGGAGTTCAAGTGACTCTTATTGTGAGAGGAATATGCTGTCTTATTCCAGAAGTAATAGGAAAAACTGAAAATATAAAAGTAATAAGTATTGTAGGACGCTTTCTTGAGCATTCAAGAATCTATGCTTTTGGTATGAAAGAAGAGAGAAAAATATATATTTCTTCAGGTGATATGATGACAAGAAATACAGAGCATAGAGTTGAAATCTCATGTCCTATTACTTCAGAGGAAAATAAAGAAAAAATAGAACATATTCTTGATGTAATTATGAGAGATAATATTAAAGCAAGAAGACTTCAAAATGATAAGAAATATATAAGATTGCTTCCTAAAGAAAATGAAGAGAATATAAATTCTCAGGAAGTATTTATGAAAGAAACTTTAGAAAATAAATAATGATATTATTAAGATAACAAAATAGAAGGGGCTGTTGCAAATCTATAAAAATAAAATTTTATCTTATGAAAATATTTTCAATATTCTAAAATTTTATTTTTATAAATTAGAAAATGCAACAGCTCCAAATTTTATTTTTATATTTGAGAATTTTAAAAAATTATAAAAGGGTATCTCTGCCAAGTCTTATTCCAGTAACTCCTATAGGAACTGTTATTATTATAGCAAGGACTCCTATAGCAAGAATTGTATCTCCGTGAGGGACTCCTGCAGCAAGTGGGATACCAGCAGTGGCAGCTTGAACAGTTGCTTTAGGAATATATGATATTCCACAGAAAAGCTTTTCTTTAGTATTAAGATTTGAGTTATAAAGAGCCGTTGTGACTCCAATAAGTCTTCCTATAAGACCAATTAAAACAATAAGAACTCCAATATGACCTGATTCAAAAATAACCCGAATATTTACAGCAGCTCCTATAAGAACAAAAAGAAGAATTTCTCCAAAAACCCATATTTTATTAAATTTCAATGCTATTCTTTTTGCAAGAGAATTGTCTTTAGCAAGAATAATAAATCCCATACTCATAATTCCTAGAAGACTTGCAATAGGAAAGATATTCATTTCTTCTACATGGTGAAGCATAATGGCAGCAGTCATGAAAATAAGAGCTTTTCTAGTATCTCTTATATGGAAAAATTTAAATAAAAGATAAAGTATGTATCCTGCAGCAAGTCCAAGTAAAAGACCGGATAAAATACTTACAGGTATTTTTAAAATTTCCTGAAAGATATTTATTTCTTGTCCTAAAGACATTCCAAGAAAAGCAGTGAAAAGTGTGATAGCGAAAACATCATCTATAGAAGCTCCTGCTAAAATTATAGTAGGAATTTCTTTTTCTTTTCCAAGTCCCTTTTCTTTTAAAGAAAGCATTTCAGGAACAATAACAGCAGGAGAAACAGCTGCTAGAATAAAACCAAGACATCCAGCTACAGGAAGAGAGTACCCAAGGATAAAATGAGTTGCAAACATTACTGTAAATCCTTCAAAAAGACATGGAAGAGATGCCATTTTTACAGCAGTTTTTCCTATTTTTTTAAGAACTTCTTTATCAATTCCAAGTCCAGCTCTAATTAAGATAATAATAAGTCCAAGAGTTCTTAATTCATTAGAAACATCAAGAATTTTGTCAGAAATGAAAAAACTATTTAAAAATGTAAGTCCTTTTTCAGTTACAAAATAATCTTTAGAATAAGATCCTAAAAGAATTCCTGTAAAAAGCATTCCAAGAAGAGGGGGCATATGAAGTTTTTCAAATCCTTTTGCTAGAAGCATAGCGGTCAGAATAAAAACAGCGAAACTAAAAAGCATAAAAAATCCTCCTAAAATTAAAAAATAAGCTCCTGCAAATATAAAAATTACACCTGCAGAAGCTATCATCTTTTTTTATTATAAATTAAGAAAAGCATTCTGAAATTAAATCTAATTTCATGGAGAGCCTCATCTCCAATATTATTTATTGAATTATTATAGCATATTTTTTTTCTTTTTTCAATTTTCAAAAACTATTATTTTATAATTCTTAAGCAGCTTTTCTTCTTTCTTTTTCTTCAGTTCTCTTTTCAATTCTGTCAATAACAACAGAACATACTAAGTTTCCAATAACATTTACTGTTGTTCTTCCCATATCAACAATTCTATCAACAGCAAGGATAAGTCCTATACCTTCAAGAGGAAGTCCTACTTGTGCAAGAACCATAGAAAGCATGATTGTTCCAACACCTGGAACTCCAGCTGTACCTATTGAAGCTAAAACTGCTGTTAAAACAACCATAAAATAATCATTTGTAGTAAGATGAATATTGTAAAGTTGAGCAATGAAAACAGTAGCAACTCCTTGCATAATAGCTGTTCCGTCCATATTTATAGTTGTTCCAAGAGGAATAGTAAATGAAGATATTTTATCTTCAACATTAAATTCTTCTTTTAATGTTTTAAGTGCAAGAGGAATACATGCAGCACTGCTTGATGTAGAGAATGCAAGAGTCATAGGAGCAAGTATTTTCTTTAAGAAAACTATAGGGTTTTCTTTTGCATAAATACGAAGAAGTATTTGATACACAACAAGTCCATGGAAAATAAGAAGTATATATGTAACTATTATAAATGAAGCAAGAGGTTTCATAGCAGCCCATCCAAGAGTTATGAATGTTTTACCAATAAGACCAAATATTCCAAATGGAGCAAGTTCCATTATAATACTAACCATTCTTAGCATTAATTCATTAGCTTCTTCAAAAAGACCTTGAAGTCTTTTAGCCTTGTCTCCAAGAAGAGTTATAACAACCCCAGTCATTATAGCAAAGAATATAACTTGAAGCATTTCTCCTTTCACAAGAGCATCAAATGGATTTGTAGGAATGATATTAAGCAGAACTTTTACAAAAGAATCAGCTTGTTTTGCTACAAATTGAGATTGCTGAACATTTTCAAGAGCAACTCCTACACCAGGTTTTAAAATATTTGCTCCCATTATTGCAGCAATAATTCCAAGAGCTGTAGTAGCCATGAAGAAAAGTAATGTTTTTATTCCAATTCTTCCAAGTTTTTTAACATCATTCATTGCAGCTGTACCTGTAACAAGAGATGCAAATACAAGAGGAACAATGATCATCTTAACAAGTCTTAAGAAACCTTGTCCAAGAAGTTCAAATAAAAATCCAATAACATATTTGCTTACAAAAGGTTGTTCTTTCATAGGATATAATAAAGCTCCTACAAGAAT is a genomic window of Fusobacterium perfoetens containing:
- a CDS encoding dicarboxylate/amino acid:cation symporter, yielding MKNLKLIHKVFIGLVLGILVGALLYPMKEQPFVSKYVIGFLFELLGQGFLRLVKMIIVPLVFASLVTGTAAMNDVKKLGRIGIKTLLFFMATTALGIIAAIMGANILKPGVGVALENVQQSQFVAKQADSFVKVLLNIIPTNPFDALVKGEMLQVIFFAIMTGVVITLLGDKAKRLQGLFEEANELMLRMVSIIMELAPFGIFGLIGKTFITLGWAAMKPLASFIIVTYILLIFHGLVVYQILLRIYAKENPIVFLKKILAPMTLAFSTSSSAACIPLALKTLKEEFNVEDKISSFTIPLGTTINMDGTAIMQGVATVFIAQLYNIHLTTNDYFMVVLTAVLASIGTAGVPGVGTIMLSMVLAQVGLPLEGIGLILAVDRIVDMGRTTVNVIGNLVCSVVIDRIEKRTEEKERRKAA
- a CDS encoding cation:proton antiporter, producing the protein MLFSFAVFILTAMLLAKGFEKLHMPPLLGMLFTGILLGSYSKDYFVTEKGLTFLNSFFISDKILDVSNELRTLGLIIILIRAGLGIDKEVLKKIGKTAVKMASLPCLFEGFTVMFATHFILGYSLPVAGCLGFILAAVSPAVIVPEMLSLKEKGLGKEKEIPTIILAGASIDDVFAITLFTAFLGMSLGQEINIFQEILKIPVSILSGLLLGLAAGYILYLLFKFFHIRDTRKALIFMTAAIMLHHVEEMNIFPIASLLGIMSMGFIILAKDNSLAKRIALKFNKIWVFGEILLFVLIGAAVNIRVIFESGHIGVLIVLIGLIGRLIGVTTALYNSNLNTKEKLFCGISYIPKATVQAATAGIPLAAGVPHGDTILAIGVLAIIITVPIGVTGIRLGRDTLL
- the ppk1 gene encoding polyphosphate kinase 1, with product MKIKNKYDYIDNRELSWLKFNERVLEEADCETTPLLERLKFISIFTTNLDEFFMVRVGTLNDYMKYIPDYSDDKTGMSAKEQLLEIYKNTETLYRLRDYVFKKLDVSLRENNINFEKMSNLDENKIKKIEKYFKRNILPILSPQIIDVWHPFPFIQNKKLHIAVHLENKKNKLIGIIPVPEGIDRIIVLDKEKNTFLLLEDIILYFAQDIFSMYKFIDSTVMCITRNADIDTDLEIYDDSTDYRQHMKKLIKNRSKLSPVRIEMQKKMNKDFNKYFMEKLNLNKEQLFISETPLDTIYCFSLENFIPADVKEKLTYTPFTPIQTIETENMIEEILKKDRLLHFPFERMKPFLNLIKEASNNSKVKAIKMTLYRISKESKLASYLINAAENGKEVTVLMELRARFDEENNIEWAQKLEEAGCRVIYGTDKFKVHSKICLITYKDENEFKYITQIGTGNYNEKTAKIYTDLSFMTSDEEIGIDADKFFKNMAIGNLSGVYKKLWIAPVGFKNNIIASIEEEIKKCEEGKTGTVIIKCNSFTDKDIIKALVRASEKGVQVTLIVRGICCLIPEVIGKTENIKVISIVGRFLEHSRIYAFGMKEERKIYISSGDMMTRNTEHRVEISCPITSEENKEKIEHILDVIMRDNIKARRLQNDKKYIRLLPKENEENINSQEVFMKETLENK